A window of the Bacteroidia bacterium genome harbors these coding sequences:
- a CDS encoding sigma-54 dependent transcriptional regulator, with product MTIQDIKARFGIIGFSSLLDHALNRARQVAPTDLTVLITGESGSGKEVFPQIIHQLSSRKHGPYIAVNCGAMPEGTIDSELFGHEKGAFTGAHEMRKGYFEVSNGGTIFLDEVAELPMFTQVRLLRVLESGEFIKVGSSKVQKTDVRVVAATNVNIPEAISRGRFREDLYYRLNTVPIHVPELRERTEDVHLLFRKFAGDFAEKYRMPALTLQPEALRLLMEYRWPGNVRQLKNVTEQLSIIEQKKEISAEVLLKYLPQESFANVPMLFNNNKGGDLNERELLYKVLFEMKKDISELKKIVFNIINNGEPIHLENSDIDAERFLNDVQGHPVLHTNDSSITLSKPTHIEVKPHEHVEESLSIADREKDLIIRALEKYRGKRKGAAKELGISERTLYRKINEYGIKD from the coding sequence ATGACCATACAAGATATAAAAGCACGATTTGGGATTATTGGTTTTTCATCTTTACTTGACCATGCATTAAATAGAGCAAGGCAGGTAGCACCTACAGATTTAACAGTGTTGATTACAGGCGAGAGTGGTTCCGGAAAAGAAGTGTTTCCACAAATCATCCATCAGTTAAGCTCCAGAAAACATGGTCCTTACATTGCCGTAAATTGTGGTGCAATGCCCGAAGGAACTATTGACAGCGAATTATTTGGTCATGAAAAAGGAGCATTTACAGGTGCGCATGAAATGCGTAAAGGATATTTTGAAGTATCTAATGGGGGCACTATATTTTTAGATGAAGTTGCTGAATTACCCATGTTTACTCAGGTGCGTTTACTTCGTGTTCTTGAGTCGGGAGAATTTATAAAAGTTGGCTCCAGTAAGGTTCAGAAAACTGATGTTAGAGTTGTTGCTGCAACCAATGTAAATATTCCTGAAGCAATTAGCAGAGGACGTTTCAGAGAAGATTTGTATTACAGACTTAATACCGTCCCAATTCATGTGCCCGAACTCCGTGAACGTACAGAAGATGTGCATTTATTATTCAGAAAATTTGCAGGAGATTTTGCAGAAAAGTATCGAATGCCAGCGCTCACCCTTCAGCCCGAAGCTTTGCGTTTACTGATGGAGTACCGATGGCCAGGAAACGTCAGACAGTTGAAAAACGTAACAGAGCAGCTAAGCATCATTGAGCAGAAAAAAGAAATTAGTGCAGAGGTACTTTTAAAATATTTGCCTCAGGAAAGTTTTGCCAACGTACCCATGTTATTTAATAATAACAAAGGTGGCGATTTGAATGAGCGTGAGTTGTTGTATAAAGTTTTGTTTGAAATGAAAAAAGATATTTCAGAACTTAAAAAAATTGTGTTTAATATCATCAATAATGGCGAGCCCATTCATCTTGAAAATTCAGACATTGATGCAGAACGATTTTTAAATGATGTTCAAGGACATCCGGTTTTACATACCAACGATTCTTCAATTACACTGTCTAAACCCACGCACATTGAAGTTAAGCCACACGAACATGTTGAAGAATCGTTGAGTATTGCCGACAGAGAAAAAGATTTGATTATTCGGGCTTTGGAAAAATATAGAGGTAAAAGAAAAGGTGCTGCCAAAGAATTGGGAATATCTGAACGAACCCTTTACAGAAAAATAAACGAATACGGTATTAAAGACTGA
- a CDS encoding LptE family protein, whose protein sequence is MSNIKLISDLTKNRLFTGLISLLLIATLLESCGVYSFTGASITPGVKTVSIQYFPNRASVAQPTLSQIFTDKLKEKFVSQTSLIQVNQSGDLRFEGYITDYTVQPTAIQSTDVAALNRLTITVHVKFENMKDEKQNFETNFSRYADFDARKDLASVESSLMNNISSQLVDDIFNKSVVNW, encoded by the coding sequence ATGAGTAATATAAAACTGATTTCAGATTTAACAAAGAATAGACTTTTCACAGGTTTAATATCTCTTTTGTTGATTGCTACATTATTGGAATCGTGTGGTGTCTATTCTTTTACAGGAGCGTCAATTACACCGGGCGTTAAAACAGTAAGTATTCAGTATTTTCCCAACAGAGCATCTGTGGCACAGCCAACTTTAAGCCAAATTTTTACTGATAAACTCAAAGAAAAATTTGTTTCACAGACGTCACTCATTCAGGTAAATCAATCCGGTGATTTGCGTTTTGAAGGATATATTACAGACTACACAGTGCAGCCTACGGCCATTCAAAGTACCGATGTTGCTGCATTAAACCGCCTCACCATTACCGTTCATGTTAAATTTGAAAACATGAAGGACGAGAAACAGAATTTTGAAACTAATTTTTCGAGGTATGCCGACTTTGATGCACGTAAAGATCTGGCAAGTGTTGAGTCATCTCTGATGAATAATATATCTTCGCAGCTTGTAGATGATATTTTTAATAAATCTGTTGTTAACTGGTAA